In Halalkalicoccus subterraneus, the following proteins share a genomic window:
- a CDS encoding elongation factor 1-beta yields MGKVAAKLKVMPQDPEIDLDELQDRLEGALPEGAKINGFERDDVAFGLVALLPTVIVPDDAGGTEAVEESFSEVEGVESVEVENVGRI; encoded by the coding sequence ATGGGAAAGGTCGCTGCCAAGCTCAAGGTCATGCCCCAGGATCCGGAGATCGACCTCGACGAACTTCAGGACCGACTGGAGGGGGCGCTTCCCGAGGGTGCGAAGATCAACGGCTTCGAACGTGATGACGTCGCGTTCGGACTGGTCGCGCTGCTCCCGACCGTGATCGTCCCCGACGACGCCGGTGGTACGGAGGCCGTCGAGGAGAGCTTCTCGGAGGTCGAGGGCGTCGAAAGCGTCGAAGTCGAGAACGTCGGTCGCATCTGA
- a CDS encoding HVO_2753 family zinc finger protein translates to MSQSQQQEARQCVSCGINISGTNAARFKCPDCGSQIYRCAKCRKQSNLYKCPDCGFTGP, encoded by the coding sequence ATGAGCCAATCCCAGCAACAAGAGGCGCGACAATGCGTCTCGTGCGGGATCAACATCTCGGGGACCAACGCCGCCCGATTCAAGTGCCCCGACTGCGGATCCCAGATCTATCGCTGTGCGAAATGCCGCAAGCAGAGCAACCTGTATAAATGTCCCGACTGTGGCTTCACGGGGCCATAA